TTTGCTGGCGGTGGGCGCGGCGTTCCGCGGCCCCGACCAGCAGCTCTATGGCCTGAACATCAGCTTCCCGTATTCAGCCAGCGAGCGCAGGCGCGACAACGCCCGCTATGCGGCAAAGCTGGCGCGGCTGATGGACGATATCCAGTCCGCGTGGCAGCGCGCCGGCGGCGGCTAGCGCCGGCTCAGTACACCGGCGCCATGCCGGCGGGCCGGTTCTTGAAACGGCGGTGGACCCAGTAGTACTGCTCGGGCATGGTCGCGATCTGCTTTTCCAGGAAGGCATTCATGCGGCGCGAATCCTCCTCCACGGAGCCGGACGGAAAGCCCTCCAGCGGGTCGAACACGCGCAGGCGATAGCCGCGGTAGTCGGGCAGCACTTCGGTAGTGAACGGGACCACGCGCGCGCCCGTCATGCTGGCCAGCCGCGAGGCCGACGTCAGCGTGCAGGCCGGCACGCCAAAGAACGGTACGAACACCGAATCGGTCAGGCCGAAGTCCATGTCAGCCGCCAGCATCACCGGGCAGCCGGCACGCAGCGTGCGCACCACCTGCTTGCCGCTGCCGCTGCGCGGAATCATCTCGGCGCCAAAGCGCCCGCGCTGCGCGCGCGCGATCTCTTCCAGCATCGGGCTCGACATCCTGGTGTACAGCGATGCGACCGGGTGGCGGATCGAATAGAACATGCAGCCGGCTTCGATGCCGACGAAGTGGAAACCCAGGAAGATGGTCGGTTGCCC
This genomic window from Cupriavidus oxalaticus contains:
- a CDS encoding lipid A biosynthesis lauroyl acyltransferase, with the protein product MTHRLRAALVVAVFKFFAALPYGVTARLGDGIGKLLYQIPSRRRRIVLTNLALCFPDMDEAARHRLARRHFGHVMRSYLERGVQWFGDAQQLDKLIELDSRIDLATCTGQPTIFLGFHFVGIEAGCMFYSIRHPVASLYTRMSSPMLEEIARAQRGRFGAEMIPRSGSGKQVVRTLRAGCPVMLAADMDFGLTDSVFVPFFGVPACTLTSASRLASMTGARVVPFTTEVLPDYRGYRLRVFDPLEGFPSGSVEEDSRRMNAFLEKQIATMPEQYYWVHRRFKNRPAGMAPVY